The genome window TGGGGCTGGCCCGACGCACCGTCAGCCGGAGGCGGCCATGATTCCGGTGCTCGTTTTTTCGGAAGTCGGCAAGCACTACCGGGGCCGGGAGGTGCTTTCCGGCCTCGATTTGACCCTGGAACCAGGGGAAATCCTGGCCATTTTGGGCCCGAGCGGCATCGGCAAGTCCACCCTGCTCCGGCTGGCAGCAGGGTTGGACCGCCCGAACCGGGGCACGGTGACCCTGGCCGCGCGGCGCCTCGGGTTCGTGTTCCAGGAACCGCGCCTTTTGCCCTGGCGCACAGCTCTGGAAAATGTGGCCTTGCCGCTTTTGGCCCAGGGCATCCCGCCACGATCGGCCCGGGAGAGAGCCGCCGCCATGCTCGCCCGCCTGGAGCTGGCCGCTTTCGCGGGGGCCTATCCGGACATGCTCTCCGGCGGCATGCGCCAGCGCGTCTCCCTGGCCCGGGCCTTTGTGGTCGAGCCCGAACTCCTGCTGCTCGACGAACCCTTTACCGGACTCGATCCCGAACTGCGCCGCGCCATACGCCGCACCCTGGAGACCTTGCTTGCCGCCTCCGGGGCGGCGGCCCTCCATGTCACCCACGACATCGAGGACATTCCGGCCGCCACCCGCCGCATTTTGCGTCTGACGGCAGCCGGGCCGTGTTTCGAGTTCCCGCAAGCCCGGGACATACCCGCCTGGAAAGGGGCCGTATGAATCCGACGGACGCCTTTTGGCAGACCATGCGCCAGTTCCGGGACGATACCCTGGCCGTGCAACTGGTGTTGCTTTTGGGCTATTGCCTCGCGATTTACCGGATCGCCCGGAAACCGGGGCGCGCAACGGACGCCTGGGTCAAGGGTATTTTGGCGGTCGCGTTTTTCTGGAACGGCATCGCCTGTTTTCTGCACTACTTCTGGGCAAGCCTCATTGCCCGGGTCCTGGCCGGGCCGCTTTTTCTCGTCATCGGCTTTTTGCTGCTCGTCGACATGCTCGCCGGCCAAAAAATCCATTTCACCTTTGCCCTTTCGCCGGCCCGGCGCGCGGCGTCCTTCTTTTTTATCCTGCTTGCCTTTCTTTTCCCCGTGCTGGGGCTGTTGACCGGCCACGGCATGATCGCCCTGCCCACAGCGCCCTGTCCCCTGGCCGGGTTCACCCTGGCGCTTTTGGCGGCCGCCGTGCCGCGCGTGGACGGGACGATTTATGCCCTCGTCCTCGTCTGGGCCTTTGTCAATATTCCCAAGGTGTTTGGATTCATGGATTGCTATGAGGAAGTCACCCTGGTCCTGACGGGCTTTTATGCCCTGATGACCTTCAAAACCATCCGGCCGCACGGCGTCGCCGTCGTCCGGACTTGAGGTGACCATGGAAGCTTCGGTAGCGCATCTGTACGCTCGTCTGAAGGCCTTGCGGCCGCAGCCGTCGCAACCGCGGACCGACGCGGTCCCCCTGGTGCAATGTGTGGACGCCGGAAGTCCGTATTGTCCGTGCTATCTGGCCGACCTCGGCGAATGCCTGGAATGCTCGGTGCTCCGGGGCGAAACGACCTGCCGTTGCCGGTGGCCCGGAGTCTGCGTGCTGGCCCATCACGGCTGGCAGCGGGGACACGGCACCCGTCGCCAAAGTGTCCGGGTGCCGGTGGTCTCGCGCAAGGCCTACGGAACGCTCGAACTCATCCGTGTCCAGGTGGCGCCGCAATTGGCCGCCGCGCTGGGCCAACCCGGAAGCTTCGTGTTCGTCCGGGGCGGCGCGACGCCCTTTTTCGACGCCCCCGTGGCCGTGGTCCAGGCGGACCCGCAAGCGGCGACCGTCCTGCTGGCCTACGCCGTGCTCGGCCCCAAGACCAAGCAACTGGCCCAATGCGGCGAAACCGTATGGTTGCGCGCTCCCTATTGGAACGGGCTTGTCGGACACCGGGCTCTGGCCGCGACGCGGGGCGCTTCATGCCTGGTCGTGGCCGGCGG of Solidesulfovibrio fructosivorans JJ] contains these proteins:
- a CDS encoding ABC transporter ATP-binding protein, yielding MIPVLVFSEVGKHYRGREVLSGLDLTLEPGEILAILGPSGIGKSTLLRLAAGLDRPNRGTVTLAARRLGFVFQEPRLLPWRTALENVALPLLAQGIPPRSARERAAAMLARLELAAFAGAYPDMLSGGMRQRVSLARAFVVEPELLLLDEPFTGLDPELRRAIRRTLETLLAASGAAALHVTHDIEDIPAATRRILRLTAAGPCFEFPQARDIPAWKGAV
- a CDS encoding DUF6064 family protein gives rise to the protein MNPTDAFWQTMRQFRDDTLAVQLVLLLGYCLAIYRIARKPGRATDAWVKGILAVAFFWNGIACFLHYFWASLIARVLAGPLFLVIGFLLLVDMLAGQKIHFTFALSPARRAASFFFILLAFLFPVLGLLTGHGMIALPTAPCPLAGFTLALLAAAVPRVDGTIYALVLVWAFVNIPKVFGFMDCYEEVTLVLTGFYALMTFKTIRPHGVAVVRT